The window GAACAACTTTCTGGACAATTAGAATAATAATTTCGACCAATTTAAATGGGATGGGGGAACACTATAATGacattttaattgaataatatataagttGCTAGTAAGTAATGACTACTTTGTGAATAGATTACATTAGCATACTTTACTTAATTAGAAAATAACCTTAGtattaatttcttaaatttCTTCACGCCTGCGTTGAGATGAAATAAACTGCCTACAATTCTTTTGGAATAATAGAATGTCTTTTTGAACATAAGCAATGCTAGGAGTTCCAAAATTGTTCTCAAATGCCGAGTGTCGCTTTTTAATTCATGGTGTCCATATGCATATATAAGGGGTCTCTTCATGTTTAAGACGCGCATCTCATTAGCATTTTGCACCCCGCCAGGGACCAGCATTTCCCTGTCCGCATCTGAAACCACAGCTAGTTTTTCATTTGTTACATTATATTCTGATTATATTTTTGAGGAGAAAAGGCAATAGTTTATGTTATTATCTTGAAGTATATAAGTTTATTAGAACAAATTTAACTAGTTATATGAGTTGGTGATCTAGGTGGCATCCATTTTATACTAACAagagtaattttttaaaataatatatgttcttttgattttttttttttgcagctgGTTACCTAACTTGGTAGCAATGTTGATTTAGGTTAATATGAAAAAGAAGTGAATAGTTGAATAGTGTGTTTTGGTTATCAAGTCTTTGGATAATCAGCTAATCGTAGCAAATTCTCTTTCCTATTCTGCTATCATTAGTTGCACATTTATGTACTCATTTGACATGAAATTTCTCAACGCTGTTATTGCAGCTGACCGTCCCCTATATCAAAGCTGAAATGGAGAAAATTTTGCAGTGGCTCGTGCCCATGGCTACTAACACCTCAAAGTACATTTTCTTACTGAACTGTATTTTCTAGTCCTGTATGATCTTTTTAAGTGCCCCGTTCTAATGTTTGTTAAGCTTCCTTTACATCGGTAACAACTCATGCAGCACAACCGATTTTTGAATTTAGTTGATATACTTAATTTTTCATCAGTTCTTTTATCTGCTTCATATTTGTTATTATAACGTTGATTTGTGTTAAATTTTTGATGTAAATATGTTGTTCTGTGCTAACAGAGCTCATCATGGATTTGGTTGGGTCGGAGAATGGGCAAACACAGGGTTAGTCAAACAGAAGATGCTTATTTCGAGACATTTTATTGTCGTTatgtttttcttaaataattGATTCTTTCAGGTCTGTGCTGAACAAGAAAGCTGCCGGTGAAATGGAATTGATCAGGATTGAAACACTCCACCATGCAGATAAGGACAAAACTGAACTATATATTCTTGATTTGGTTGTGTGGCTTCACCATCTTGTCTGCCAATCAAGGTCAGGCAACGGAGGAAACAGGTCCCCGTCCCCGGTTATATCACCGATTCGGTCCCCTAATCAGACAACAATCCAGTTAACACACCGGCCTAGCTCTCCATTACCTACCTTAACAATTGAAGATCAAAAAATGCTACGAGATGTTACTACCAGGAAACTAACTCCTGGAATAAGCAAGAGTCAGGAATTTGACACCGCAAAAACCAGGTTAGCCAAGTATCAAAGACTGAGTAAAAGTAGCAGTCACTCCCCTACCCATGAATATCCGAAAGATACCTTCCCAATCAAGCGCCCATCATCCCTTCCGATCATTAATTTCAACATCGACAAGATCAGAGCAATGGATGCTGTTGATCGGGTAGACAGTATTTGTAGCCTTTAAATGTTGATCAATAGAGTCCAGATCTTGCTGCCTGATAGTTGATTCTTCTAGTCATTTCAGAAAGAGGTACAGTGCAAGATCAAGAAAAAACTTTGCAGGGATTTTGTAGAAGTAGAAATAGTATCCCTCATGTACAGAAAGCCCCTTTTTTTTTGGATGATTGTAAGTCCtgtattttaagtttaataAAACTAAAGGTATGGATTGTAGGATAATATGCGTGGTGCATCTCATTTTATTCCTTTCAATTGCTGTGGCTCAATTTACCACTTTTTTTAGGATAAGGCCCCAAATATCACTATCGGAGTAGATCGTCCCAAACATCGGTAGACCGTGTAGCGTTTAATCATCTTTCACTTCAATTCTTAATGCCTGATTGTCTAGCGTTTTGAAGTCTGAAACGCTATATCACATAGCGTTTTACTCTCTGAAATATCATATCGTATTACGTTTAGTAGGATTTCGCAGATCTTAACGTATCatgatttttctttcaaaaatcaatACGCTGAATTATTCGACATTAGTAAGTGATATTTTGGGTCTTTTCTCTCTAATGTTGGGACCGTTTGggtagcttaaaagaagtgacttcttgcttataataaagaagtggagcaaaattgagaagtaaataagttaataaagtgtttggaaaagaagcagaagctatgagagagaagctagcattctcagcttcttaaaagtgcttctacttctttacacaaacaaaaaaaaacagaagtcagaagcagcCTCAACTTCTTATAAACAAACACCCCGTTGTGTTTTGGACATTATTTGTGTAAATTGTGtattaaacacacacacaaacccCCCTAACACttaatgttaaaaattatttttgtgcaaaataaatcttattttgttataaaaaaaaaatgaatgaatcAAACGTGAGAGAAGAAATATACTTTACACTTGTAATAAATTAGTTAACAAACCAATGCAGCCGGTAAAACTACAAAGCATGCGCACTTCCACATAAACAGCAATATTTGCTGTTTGGACAATAATCTATGAATGAGGAGGGTGTCCGAAGAAAGAGAAGGACCTTAGAAGACCAAACTAACATACATTTACATTATATACACAATTAGCCATTGTCATACTTCTTCTTGAGATAACAAACTTGTAGGACTTATCAGTACCATAATTATAACACTTTCAGAGAGATCAGGAACTCGTACATCACACGTCCAAGAATAAAGATTTTCTTTAAAGGACTGACGTGAAGATTTTATTTTGATAGACGTTTATATGAAGAACGAACATTGAAGGACACATAAGGCAACCGGATCAATCGATCAAGACGAGGTAACTTTCTTTTTCTTCGAGGTTATTTGGTTGACAGGAAGTCGGAAACTTAACATGGTATAATTCATGAGTAAATCACAAACTGGTGGCTGTAGTTtcccaaattttacaaaatgttggctGGAGTTCAAAAATTACAGATTGGTGGTTGGACTTTACCTCCGCCTTTTAATGAGATGGCTGACGTCAGAGTCCATTAAATTTAGCCGTTaagtccaaaaaaaataaaaaataaaaaggacAAAAGCGAGTTTTTAGAGGGCAAAagtgtgtaatatatatataaatatgtgtgtgtCTGTATTGTGTGTTGATTCTTTACTTTTGGGGAAGAGGGTATGCTAAACTTAGATTGGGCTTAAAGATGGACTTGAACAAAGTTGGATTTCCAGACCATTTTGCATCAGTTAGAAGAAAGGTAGTTTCTGGGTTTGGTTTAGGACTTGTTTCACTCATCTTCTTGAGTGTGTTTGTGTTCAATATTTCATTCAAGACTCCTTTTTTTAACCCAATTTTTCAAGGGTTGAATATTTTTGGTTCTAATTCTACTTCTATTACTCTGTCTTGGCCCTTCTCATCTTCTTCTGCTTATTCCAAGATTGTTAATGATACTGTTGTAACTCATGATAATGCTACTGTGGCCAAGATGCTTGATTCTGTAATTAAAGACCCTGTGGCTAATGTTTCTCAAATTGGTTTGAATGGGACTTTTGTTAGTGATAGTGTAAAAAGAGGTGATTTGGAGGGTGCCCATGTGGGAAATTCGTCTGATTTGGTTAAAGATGAGAGTTTTGGTGGTGATGGGAATGTGAATGTTGAGAAAAGTATTGAGGGGAAGGTGAGTGGGAGCTTAGTTGGTGAATCTGTTGGTTTAGCGGACGATTTGAGTTCCAGTGATGGAACTAGTTCGGTTAGTGGTGATGAATTGGTTGGTTCTGGAGAGGGTTTGAGGTTCAGGAATGGGACGAATTTGATAAGTGGTGGAGAAGAGATTCATAAGTTCTAAAACCTCTAAAAACCTGCTTTTGCCCTttttacttattatttattttggatttaacGGCCAAATTTAACGGACTCTGACGGCACCCACCTTATTAAAAAGCGGAGGTAAACTCCAGCCACCAATATGTAGTTTTTGAACTCCGgccaacattttgtaaaatttgggaaactacagccaccactttgtcatttactccTAATTCATTTTCGAATAATTTATCATTTCCGGAAGTTGCACTTCCTActgcagaattaaaatttgaacaacTTGTTCTGCATTTTGAACAACTGCACTTCAAATTAGGAACACACCTAAAAATGGTACAACTAGAAGAAGCTACAACTAGCTTTCATGGCGGCCCCGAAGACGAAGAGGAACCTACACCACTATGGAAGCTGATCCTCGTCGCAGCCATCGCCGCGGGTGTCCAGTTCGGCTGGGCACTTCAGCTGTCTCTCCTAACTCCTTACGTCCAGCTTCTCGGCATTCCACACACATGGTCCGCCTACATTTGGCTCTGCGGCCCCGTCTCCGGCATGCTAGTCCAACCAATCGTCGGTTACTACTCAGACCGCTGTACTTCAAAGTTCGGACGCAGACGTCCCTACATTATTGGCGGCGCATGCTTTGTAGCATGCGCCGTCGTTTTAATAGGCTTTGCGGCTGACATTGGCTATGCTGCCGGTGACAATTTGTCGAAGGAGTTGAAGCCTCGGGCTATAACGGTCTTCGTGGTCGGGTTTTGGATACTGGATGTTGCGAATAATATGTTGCAGGGGCCGTGTCGGGCCATGCTTGCGGATTTATGTAAGGATGATAAGGCTCGGATGAGGAGCTGTAATGTGTTTTTTTCGTTTTTTATGGCGGTTGGGAATATTTTGGGCTATGCTGCGGGATCTTACAAAAATTTGTACAAGATTTTTTCGTTCTCGAAGACTGATGCGTGTGATGTGTATTGCGCGAATTTGAAGTCGTGTTTTATAATAGCGATTATATTTTTGATGACTATGGTAGCTGTGGCGACAAGTTTAGTGGCAGAGAAGCCGATAACAGTTGATGAAATTGAAGACGATAGCTCGAAGGGTGGGATTCCGTTTTTTGGAGAAATATTTGGGGCGTTTAAGGATTTATCGAGGCCGATGTTGTTGTTACTGCTCGTGACGTGTTTGAATTGGATAGCGTGGGATCCGTTTCTGTTGTTTGATACGGATTGGATGGGGAAGGAAGTGTATGGGGGGACTCCGAATGAAGGGAAGGCTTACGACAGGGGAGTCCGGGAAGGATCACTGGGACTGATGCTTAATTCCGCGGTGTTGGGGTTAACATCGTTGGTGGTTGAGTTTACAATACACGGGGTTGGTGGTGTGAAGATCTTGTGGGGGGTTGTCAACTTTATTTTGACATTCGGGTTTGCTATGATGATGGTAGTGACTGAAGTTGCCTCGAATCAGCGAAAATATGGTCCTGATGGGGAACCTCTCACACCTTCGGCTGGGATCAGGGCCACTGCTCTTTTTATCTTTGCAATATTGGGGATACCTCTTTCGGTCAGTTCAGTTCCTTCAGGACACATTCACACACAAACACGCACCCTCTGAGGCCGTCTGCACTATGATATTTTAACCTGATTAACGGGAATGATAACAACATTTCAATACAAAACGTATTTAGGATCTCATTCTCATTCCCGTTAACCAGGTCAGAATCTCATGATCCAGAATTACACCTATATATACCAGTAAATTTTATGCTTATTATACTAACAACAATGTGTATAAACAGGTGACTTACAGCATTCCATTTGCTCTAGCGTCTATATTTTCTGCCGATTCTAAAGCAGGACAAGGTGAAATTAGCTCTAGTAGTACTTCTATTAGCTCATTAAAACTTCAATTAATTCAATTTCAACTTGATTAAAATGAATGTGTATACAGGTCTCTCCCTGGGGGTTCTCAATATCTCGATTTGTATACCACAGGTAAATTTGTATTCATTTCATTAAACTCAGCATTATTTCCGTATATTATAAAGTTGATGAGTGGTGATCTGGCATGTTGTGATAGAGGCACCATGTAAATTTTGTggaaaacacttaaaaatatttttagaggCAACACGTGTTCCCCGTGCCTCTTATCAGATCCGCCTCTGATTGTGATCTGGCATGCTGTGCCTGTGACACTGAAGTTGTTAAAAACGCATGCAGATCCTAGTTTCTGTGACGAGTGGACCAATAGACGAGGCATTTGGAGGCGGGAACTTGCCAATGTTCGCAGTGGGGATGGTTTGCGCATTAGTTAGCGGCATCTTGGCCATGGTTTTGATCCCCAAGCCTGAAGATAACGCAATTGATTTAACACTCACACCTGTGCGCCAGTACTGAAAGAGTATAAACCACACTGACGCGCAGTATATGGTTGCGTGATCATTAATATGTACGGATAGGAGACTGCAGCCGCCAAGAATTTTATACTTTGTGCTGGCCGGGTTCCTCAGAATAATTAGAATGCTTCGAGACATGAAAATGTATTACATTTCCAGGGCGCAGTGCAGAGCTGCGTGTTTTGTATCGAGAAGTGATTACCTATCTGCGATATGGCAAAATAATACTCGTAAATATAAAAGGTTAAACTCTGAATGCGGTCAGAATGAACGGGACCGACAGAGGATGATCTTTGTTTGTAAATGAAATAAGTTGTGTTAGGCATGAGTTtaagtaattttttaaaattttaattttcttgtaTGTCAGTTTGGTCATCAATGTTATGGTAAAATAAAttcttgtttttataaaaaaaattggatataAATGTCCAAAATGTATTTCATATTCGTAATTTGACCAAAAACTAATGACTTATTCGTGATTTGATAAAAAACCTATTGATTTACCATTTCTTTATTGATCCTATTTAATGTTCTAAATTCACATTGATTTAAAAATTGTATTCAATTATAGGGGCATAAAGGAATTTGTTCGGcagaaaaaattgttttttcttaataattgtgtgaaaatattaaacggCTGTtaaatcataacaaatcataATAGAGGAGtaaagtattatatatacttcGATCAAAAAAATTTGTAGGGATTAATCAGATTTCAGAAATCGAATCGATCGATCAAATTATAGAGAATTAATCGATTATATCAGagattcttcttcttttttttaacaGAAATAAGAGATTCTTAGAACACTTCTAATTTCAaaactttaaataataaataataagtatTGGTTAGTacattatttgtttttaatctctactccctccgtctcaaaatATATGTCACTTTAaatttttgcacgtaatttaatgtgtaaataaaatataattctataaattatttttcaaattttttttttctgaataaaagtataacatccatatttttatttaaaaaaaaaatttgaaaaataatatatagacatatattttatttggacctcaaattacgtgaaaaaaaatcaaagtgaTGAGACGGAGGTAGTACAGTAAATTTTCTATAATGCACGTTATACATACATCATATATTTTGACAACAAAGGTCCAAACTAGGCCTGTCAATGGAGCGaaaatccgatccgacccgaGGTCATTTTAGCGGATAtggatttgataaaaaaatatccgATCCGAAATTCGATCcgattaaaaaaatccgattattaatggaccggatatggatttaggGTGATCCGATCCGTTTATAACCCGATccggttaatatatatatatatatatatatatatatatatatatatatatatatatatatataaagaaagtgATTCTGAGTGACACTGTTCTTGTTTAATTGGATCAGTCTGGAGTTTGGACAAAATGATAAGGTACATGTTGCCTCTAGCTAGTTAGTTGTCTTGGATACTTGGTTTTGTTTTAGGACTCTGCTTGTCTGCTGTTATGATGCTGATATTTAGGTGTTTAAATACATAAAAGCACAggcttatttttatttgaattaacaGGTGTAACAAGGATATGGTACTGGTGTGGTTTCTCTTTGTGCTAAACATTGTGCTCTACATCTAGTCCTGGAGTGGAAGCTTGCTAAtccttttaaattttatttatgaacaatttaatttgtaatttgttttgagACTTGGGATGTAATGTTTgactttgtaatttaaattttaacattgttagttacttgttttatttgcattttagataatgttaaagccatttaaaaaatatatattagtaagtaaatggattggatatccgatccgagaTCCGTGATCCGaacggatatggatatggatcgGCCTAAAAAAAATCCggtcccgatccgatccgaatccgaatccgataaaataaatggatatggatatggattgaggtcgatccgatccaaacccgatccaTTGACAGGCCTAGTCCAGACAGCCTTGTAGTCAAACAAAGCTTGTAGTCCTGTAATAATACTTAGCAAGTCCACAAAGCTCAGCGCCCGCCAGATTTCAACTGCTTCTGCTTTTGTCTTTCTATATTACACGTAGACACCCACCGCTACCCACACTTGACTCTCCGCCCCCTTACAAAATTCACCAAACTATTTGTTTTGTTTGCCTCACACTACTTCATAAACACACATCTCTTGCACTTTCTTTTCTGGGTTcttgttatttttctttttcatcaaGAACCCAGAATTTAGTTTTCATAATGGAGGATTGTGCTGAATCAATTGAAGTGTCACAAATCAGTGGCTATAGACTTCTGTTTAAGGCCTTGACAGTTATACCTATAAGTCACTATGTGATCGGATTGTATTGTGTGTTTCTTGTGTTTTTGTACAATTTCTTGGAGTTGCATTTCTTTGAAGATCTTTTCTCTGGTGGGAGTGTTGTTAATCTTACTTATCATTCTGGGTCTGAGCTTTACCAGTCTGTTGTTTCCAAGTGCAAAATTCTTCACACCAGGTATGATTTGTTACTTGTTAATCACATTGTGtatgtgtttgtttgtttgtgtgtgtgtgggcaTTGCCCAGTTGGGTTGTTTCAAAATGATGTTCCTGAGCTGCTTTTTAACTTTTAAGCAACTATTATTGTTAGTGATTAGCTCATGAGTGGCTTTCTTGTTCTGTTTACAATAATCATGGCTCACGAGCTCGCTTGGTGGAAATTGTATTGATACAAGTATAGTAATGGAATAATTCTTATATGAGTAACtgtttaatacaaaaaatatgcCTAGGGTCAGATTCTTCGCACCAGGTATGATAGAATTGATAATGTGTGATTATATATAATTGAGCTTTACAAGTCCTTGATTAACCAGGTACTTATCAACCCCATGGCTTGCAAGTCCCCACTTTCATACTACACTTATAGAGCTTTTTGGGAGGCCTCCTGCTTTCACCTACAAAAGGTAATACTTCAGATTGTTCCACTGATATACTtgtgaatgttatattttattggttggtatattacataaatttaaatacttGCACACCCTGCCCCCATGGAGGCTTGAAACCTGGACCTCCTACTACCAAGAGGAGAAGGGTATCTGCTAGACCAAGCCTTGAAGATCTGGTGCATGTTTCAAAGTGAAAGTTTCGTTAGCTTATATATTTAGTATGAATGGCTTTTTGCAGAGAATTATTTCATGCATCTGACGGTGGAACGATTGCATTGGATTGGTTAATGAGTTCAAGTGGTAATGCTAACCTTTTGATATGTTATAAATGACTTGTAAAGGCACCAGCACGCACTTGTAACATTGTTTCTTCTGTAGTTAGTGCATCCTTAACATAAACCATCATAGCCTTTTATCGACATTTCAGACTGGTAGCATTGTTAGCTAAACTCATTATTTGTCTTCATAATGGCATTGATCTGTTCTAGTGAATTCTGTAAATTTGTTCACTCCCTGATATTTGCATGTGTATAATGTATGCAGATAGCCTGGTAGAATATGCTAGGCGGGGTCCCAGTTAGATGtgtaaatacatttataaaaatatatgtaatgtgTATGAGAAAAGCAACCAACATTTCTTTGACTTCACCGCATCTCATTTTGGGGCACAATTACAAAACATGATTCTACCTCAAATATTGCAACTTTGCAAGCACAACAGCTTTTGTTTGGTCTCATTATTCCCATTTCCACTTATTATGCAGTCTTAGGAAGTCCTTCGGACGATGGTAATGTTATTCCAAAGAACAGTACAACTCCAATTGTAGTAGTGGTTCCCGGATTGACAAGTGATTCCTCTGCTGCTGTAAGTTGCCaattaagtttaaaatataattatatatatgaagtgGTACTGACGTAGTGAAAGAGATTATTGCTGTTAAGTTTCTCTCTTTATCAACCTAAAACTGGACTACCAGTATTAACCTCTCATAGACTACATGTGACTCGACAAATTCTACTTACAATAAGTTTGTGATGCTGGCAGCACGTGCGCTTGAATACACTTTCAGATTAACTTTCATGAGATGATAATATGAAACAGTGTTAGATGAGGTTCCCAAAGGATGTCTATGTATAGTCCAGTTTTTTGACAATGCCTTATTTGATAGTGTCTCTGTAATTGATATTTCCCATGTGTTCCAAGATATCTGCGATGGCGGGAGTTTTAAAAAGCTAAATATTCGTAAACAAATTACTGAAGAGGCGTGACATGGGAAATGACACATTGATAATATGAAACTAGCCAATAGCCACGCCTTAAGATGCAGCTTTTAATACATAATTATGAGCTTCATGTGATTATGAGATGTTTCCAAAAGGCACAGAAATGCTACTTTAGCTGTGATGTCAATGGATCTCTCTATTACTGCAGACTCATATTTCGAGTACATTTTACAATGTTCTGTCTTTTGTTACCTTGGTGGAAGTAGgttacctatatatttttatctttattgGTAAGGTTTTGCTTAAAGTATGATGAACCTTGAGATGCTACTGTAAATGAGTGTGAGAGATTTATGCTGATTTCTCTATTACACCATCATAAAGGGTTTTGCTGTTAGATTAAAGTTGATGTAGTGATATTAGGAGAAACTAATTTTTAGCAACAGCACATTCATGAGAACTTAATCAGCTTCACTGTAATTTGGAATACTTGACTTATATTGTATGGGAGACATCTTCTTAGTTCTTTTTGCAACATTTATTGCAGTATGTTAAACTTTTTGCTTTCAAGATGGCAAAACATGGATGGAATGTCTTGGTGACCAATCATCGAGGAATGGGTGGTGTGTCATTCAGTGTAAGTCATTTTCAGTTCGCAGTTACAATTTCATCATCATGCACTTGAGGGGAAGGATATCAAAATTAAAAGTCACTATAGTTTTTCATTTTCTGTCTTTTGAAGGCATGATATTAATCACTAAATAATTAGCTTTATATTGCTCTCTTTGAAATGGCAGGATTGTCGAATTAACCTTTAATATCTTCTGCTTTTCACTTTATTCATTTAGGTGTAATAGGGCTGAATTATTAGATATTTTGTTCAAGTTACAGCTGCCTATAGTTTATCACAGCACTCAATTATATAGCATGTTTCATTATTTGATGCAGTCTGAACGCATTTATAATGCTGGATGGACAATGGATATAAGAGACATCAATAACCATCTTCGGGAAGAATACCCTGATGCTCCTTTATATCTCGTTGGACTTAGTATCGGTGCAAACATTGTGGTACgtttaagtgtttttttttttgttgttgttatttGTATGATTACAATCATTGCTGGCCCGATCTTATAAGTTGGTCCTTTATGAACTTATCTCCTTTGGTTCTGAAAGGTTTTTTGATGAAAGTAAATATTTCCACTATGCTTTGGTTTTACTACCAACTTTGACTTTAAGTACATGAActcttttgaagaaaaaatagaAAGTGAGCATCTTGGTGTCTGTGTTCGgcaattgaaaataaatatataatccagGACACatttttgtattatttttgaGTTAAATCTTTTCTTTTTAGTGCAAGTAATAAGTGATAACAAAGAAAGACACTCTTTCTACTTTGGCATCATTTCCTTCCTATTCATGGTAGCTTCTTGAAGCTAAGCATATTAGCATAGGTATAGATCtacttcttcttttttcaaaattttaatgtcaGGGTATAAATGgatctatatctatattttgCTTGAATAGACTAATTTCAGTTCATAAATGATTAGCTCAAATGCATCAAAACTCCCATTAGAACAGTGGCTTATTACAGTAGTTTGATTGTAATCAGTTTTAAAGTATTTGTATATGATTTGTTATATGCATACCAATCGGTTGTATTCATCAGGGGAAGTATCTTGGAGAAGATGGTGACAGGGTTCCTGTTGCTGGTGCTGCTGTTATATGCTCTCCGTGGGACCTTTTGGTTAGTCGTAATTGCAAATGAAAACAATTTGTTAATGGTTTTGGTAGTGGCAGTAGGCTAGCCTGGTAATTTGTAATCGTAGCAAGATCCTGCACCTACACATTTTCCAAACTAAATATGCTTTTAGGTTAGCAATAGCTTCCAGTCACCTCTTCACTTGAGCACATGTTAGTAGCACTGGTACATCTACAGTTAAAATATATGGGCTGTTATACTGAATTAAACTGATTtgaaaaagcaaaacaaaaTTGAAGCATTATGAGCTAGTGAGAAAACTGAAAAGGATATCTGATATATTCATGAGATGGTGACTTCTTCTATCTGAATGATATCAGTAAGACGATTTTTGATTTCTACACCTTTGAAGTTGGtgtattaaagaaatatttgtgTGACATAACAAATTTGGCAGACTTACTTTTCCCTGCTTTGTTCTGTCCTAGTATTTGTACTTATCGGcaaaaaacaattatttattacacttttttttttgttcagaTTGGTTCCAGATTCATAAAACGAAGACTTGTACAAAGGTTTTATGACAGAGTTCTTGCTATTGGTCTTCAAGGTTATGCTATGCTGTATGTCTTCGATACcctcaattttaataaatttcatgCAATTACTTCTTGCCATGCAGCTACTAATACTTTCAAGTTTTTAAGGAAGGTTTTCTACATTCTGTCAGCACTAGCCTATACCCGTGCAATACACTGATCATTATGAATTCTTATTTGAGTAGTTATATagtatatttgcatatatatttttaagaggGAAGAGAGTTTCTAAAGTTTAATATATTGaacttctcgactttttactaTTATGAAATAGTGACAACATTCTTAATAGATTTAGTTCTTGACTGAACTTTTATTAGCCAATATCTTacagttaaaaaatatatattctgtaTTATTCAGTAGTTGTCCAGCAGAATCCTATAATATGTTGACCTCTTCCCTATTATGGTCCTTCTCTTTCCGCTGAGATGGCCCTCTTTTTTTTGTTCACCACGGCACAAAATTATGAAGAAGCTGGAATTTAGTTGATTACTTATTTAGCAATCTTTAGTTGgctaaaaattacatttgtaTATGAAGTTAGAGTTCTAAACATTTTATACTAATGACGACTATCAACAACATAACCCCCTTACTCTTATATTATATCGAATATAATAAACTTCGATTTTGTTAGAAAGCCTTACAGGTGGTTGCTTGTTTCAGGAATGAGGCCCATTTTACCAAATATGGTGATTGGGAAGGCATCTTAAAGGTTAGCTTCTTACGAGAACTTAT of the Daucus carota subsp. sativus chromosome 4, DH1 v3.0, whole genome shotgun sequence genome contains:
- the LOC108217281 gene encoding sucrose transport protein, whose protein sequence is MVQLEEATTSFHGGPEDEEEPTPLWKLILVAAIAAGVQFGWALQLSLLTPYVQLLGIPHTWSAYIWLCGPVSGMLVQPIVGYYSDRCTSKFGRRRPYIIGGACFVACAVVLIGFAADIGYAAGDNLSKELKPRAITVFVVGFWILDVANNMLQGPCRAMLADLCKDDKARMRSCNVFFSFFMAVGNILGYAAGSYKNLYKIFSFSKTDACDVYCANLKSCFIIAIIFLMTMVAVATSLVAEKPITVDEIEDDSSKGGIPFFGEIFGAFKDLSRPMLLLLLVTCLNWIAWDPFLLFDTDWMGKEVYGGTPNEGKAYDRGVREGSLGLMLNSAVLGLTSLVVEFTIHGVGGVKILWGVVNFILTFGFAMMMVVTEVASNQRKYGPDGEPLTPSAGIRATALFIFAILGIPLSVTYSIPFALASIFSADSKAGQGLSLGVLNISICIPQILVSVTSGPIDEAFGGGNLPMFAVGMVCALVSGILAMVLIPKPEDNAIDLTLTPVRQY
- the LOC108219253 gene encoding uncharacterized protein LOC108219253 produces the protein MEDCAESIEVSQISGYRLLFKALTVIPISHYVIGLYCVFLVFLYNFLELHFFEDLFSGGSVVNLTYHSGSELYQSVVSKCKILHTRYLSTPWLASPHFHTTLIELFGRPPAFTYKRELFHASDGGTIALDWLMSSSVLGSPSDDGNVIPKNSTTPIVVVVPGLTSDSSAAYVKLFAFKMAKHGWNVLVTNHRGMGGVSFSSERIYNAGWTMDIRDINNHLREEYPDAPLYLVGLSIGANIVGKYLGEDGDRVPVAGAAVICSPWDLLIGSRFIKRRLVQRFYDRVLAIGLQGYAMLNEAHFTKYGDWEGILKARTIRDFDKYATCVATKIETVDTYYRWASSAGYVKGVAVPLLCISSLDDPVCPGEAIPWDECRANKNVVLATTKHGGHLGYFEGITASGLWWVRAVNEYFDVLHSSPLTHKQKKSQSPGHCTPEESLIDQSPYVTVTNGMVAPAEVDDNLTEAEITQN